A single genomic interval of Spirosoma linguale DSM 74 harbors:
- a CDS encoding short-chain dehydrogenase/reductase SDR (PFAM: short-chain dehydrogenase/reductase SDR; KR domain protein~KEGG: mlo:mll2041 short chain oxidoreductase), with protein sequence MKTEHQRTALITGANRGIGKEIARQLAQRGFAVFIGARDIVKGREAAEELCQAGFEATFIQLDVTDPVSIRTACGTFSQKADHLDVLINNAGILEDHGENILKLNPEMLDRTLKANVTGPIMVIQDFLQMLQKSKTGGRIVNVSSGVSSLAHMTTYAPAYSISKTALNAVTKQFAGALTEHNIAVNCVDPGWVRTDMGGPSASRPVEKGAETIVWLATDAPQSATGKFWRDKQEVEW encoded by the coding sequence ATGAAAACGGAACATCAGCGTACGGCCCTCATTACAGGGGCTAATAGAGGAATTGGTAAAGAAATTGCCCGGCAACTGGCCCAGCGTGGCTTTGCCGTTTTTATCGGTGCCCGCGATATCGTGAAAGGGCGGGAAGCGGCCGAAGAGCTTTGTCAGGCCGGTTTTGAGGCTACCTTCATTCAACTTGACGTAACGGACCCGGTCAGTATTCGGACGGCCTGTGGTACGTTTTCTCAAAAAGCAGATCATCTTGATGTGCTGATCAACAATGCCGGTATTCTGGAAGATCACGGAGAGAATATTCTCAAATTAAATCCGGAAATGCTGGACCGTACCCTTAAAGCTAACGTTACGGGACCCATTATGGTGATTCAGGACTTCTTGCAGATGCTGCAAAAAAGTAAAACCGGTGGCCGGATTGTCAATGTATCAAGCGGGGTTAGTTCGCTGGCGCACATGACAACTTACGCCCCTGCTTACAGTATCTCTAAAACAGCGCTCAACGCCGTAACGAAGCAATTTGCCGGTGCCTTAACAGAGCATAACATCGCCGTTAACTGTGTCGATCCGGGCTGGGTTCGCACCGATATGGGTGGTCCCAGTGCCAGTCGGCCCGTCGAAAAGGGAGCCGAAACGATTGTCTGGCTAGCCACCGATGCCCCCCAGTCCGCAACCGGCAAATTCTGGCGCGATAAACAGGAAGTTGAGTGGTGA
- a CDS encoding peptidase S8 and S53 subtilisin kexin sedolisin (PFAM: peptidase S8 and S53 subtilisin kexin sedolisin~KEGG: hypothetical protein), with product MNVTTPIMTPTLFRLLFSFFLTGILTTAQAQLPIRNTRWTGVVLAPTDVQVVLTFRRDTLLITPQHETTPLETMRYEQVGDTLALQKVSGESPCGTSGTGFYRLIYTNNGENLKLLPIGDDCRERQHAFESKAAFRRERLNLAQPPRNWPYLDPVQDSIAGISLYRAYELLKGRPSVPVIVGVLDSGVDITHEDLRDVIWKNPKEIPDNGTDDDKNGYADDVNGWNFMGAKDGTTSEYDQPEITQTYILLKAKYDKADPAKLNPTEKRQYETYQTAKNQFLKRYQASQPKRIAFADTARFWQVASQLREKLPDSQLTPATVRQVDIGTDSVALAIKSVLADGYLPQYGSFGNYLNLVRKNWSRFRQIMGSEALIAFNPDYNPRAAIGDNPANPTERYYGSPRMIIGKSQQLAVHGSHVAGIIAAQRGNGKGIDGVADNVRIMPVSVVPANGDERDKDVANGIRYAVENGAKVINMSFGKRLSPFKEQVDAAIRFAEEHDVLIVHAAGNNGENYDSLPAYPSARYENGKIAQNVLVVGNSTWRLTDGLPSRSSNYGIQTVDLFAPGTEILSTLPNNEYASFSGTSMSAPMTAGVAALLRSYFPKLTAVQVREILMKSSYKPDIQVRKPGRIGPIVPFNTLSRSGGLLNAYNAVKMGIGK from the coding sequence ATGAACGTCACAACACCAATCATGACTCCTACCCTATTCCGCCTGTTGTTTAGCTTTTTTCTGACTGGCATTCTTACTACTGCCCAGGCGCAGTTGCCCATCCGGAATACCCGTTGGACTGGTGTGGTACTCGCCCCGACCGATGTTCAGGTCGTGTTGACTTTTCGTCGTGATACACTTTTGATTACGCCCCAGCATGAAACAACTCCGCTGGAAACCATGCGTTATGAACAGGTGGGCGACACACTGGCCTTGCAGAAAGTTTCGGGAGAAAGCCCCTGTGGAACGAGCGGAACGGGTTTTTACCGACTGATTTACACAAACAATGGCGAAAACCTGAAACTTCTGCCCATTGGCGATGATTGCCGGGAACGGCAGCATGCATTTGAGTCGAAAGCCGCATTCCGGCGGGAGCGTCTCAACCTGGCTCAGCCGCCCCGCAACTGGCCCTACCTCGACCCCGTTCAGGATTCCATTGCCGGCATTAGCCTTTACCGGGCCTATGAACTCCTGAAAGGCAGGCCGTCAGTACCGGTGATCGTGGGCGTTCTTGATTCGGGCGTCGATATAACCCACGAAGACCTGCGCGACGTGATCTGGAAAAACCCGAAAGAGATTCCGGACAACGGGACCGATGATGATAAAAATGGGTACGCCGATGATGTGAACGGCTGGAATTTTATGGGAGCCAAAGATGGAACAACGTCGGAATATGACCAGCCCGAAATCACCCAGACGTATATCCTGCTGAAGGCAAAATACGACAAAGCGGATCCGGCCAAACTCAACCCAACCGAGAAACGGCAATACGAGACCTACCAAACGGCGAAGAACCAGTTCCTGAAACGGTATCAGGCCAGCCAGCCCAAACGAATAGCCTTTGCCGATACCGCCCGGTTTTGGCAGGTAGCCAGCCAACTCCGGGAAAAGCTCCCCGACTCACAACTTACTCCCGCCACGGTCCGTCAGGTCGACATTGGCACGGATTCGGTAGCGCTGGCTATAAAATCCGTTCTGGCCGATGGGTATTTGCCCCAATACGGCTCGTTCGGAAACTACCTGAATCTGGTTCGAAAGAACTGGTCGCGCTTCCGGCAAATTATGGGCAGCGAAGCCCTCATTGCCTTCAACCCGGATTACAACCCCCGTGCGGCTATCGGCGACAATCCGGCAAATCCCACCGAACGCTATTACGGAAGTCCACGAATGATTATCGGGAAATCGCAGCAACTGGCGGTTCACGGGAGTCATGTGGCGGGCATCATTGCTGCCCAGCGCGGTAACGGCAAGGGCATTGATGGTGTAGCCGACAACGTCCGAATCATGCCCGTTTCGGTCGTACCCGCCAATGGCGACGAACGGGATAAAGATGTAGCCAATGGGATTCGGTACGCGGTTGAGAACGGCGCTAAGGTGATCAACATGAGTTTTGGCAAGCGACTGTCGCCGTTTAAGGAACAGGTCGATGCCGCCATTCGGTTTGCCGAAGAACATGATGTGCTGATCGTACACGCGGCCGGAAACAACGGCGAAAATTACGACTCGCTCCCCGCCTACCCCTCAGCCCGGTACGAAAATGGGAAAATCGCGCAGAACGTTCTGGTTGTTGGCAATAGTACCTGGCGTTTAACGGATGGGCTTCCGAGCCGGTCGTCAAACTATGGTATTCAGACGGTCGATCTGTTTGCGCCGGGCACCGAAATTCTGTCGACGCTGCCCAACAATGAGTACGCCAGTTTCTCGGGCACCAGCATGTCGGCCCCCATGACGGCGGGCGTAGCGGCCCTACTCCGGTCGTACTTCCCTAAACTGACAGCCGTTCAGGTCAGGGAAATTCTGATGAAGAGTAGTTATAAGCCCGACATCCAGGTACGCAAACCCGGCCGAATTGGGCCAATCGTTCCCTTTAATACCCTAAGCCGTTCGGGTGGGCTGCTGAACGCCTATAATGCCGTGAAGATGGGGATTGGTAAGTAG
- a CDS encoding hypothetical protein (KEGG: dac:Daci_0529 Ig domain-containing protein) has protein sequence MKNTFINILLLVLLAGGSFSCKDDLIYSDLVRDNRPAVPVTFPGTTTYGFNPFIITSLAAGAPIQFTLSIPASSGRTIKEITKVVGGATGINVATLNAATATTAFNTAPIAGSGTTAVFTTTLAAFKTKYPAVATTPVALPNYTEIQFLFLVTLDDGTQLVPTPVRVRIVA, from the coding sequence ATGAAAAATACATTCATAAATATCCTGTTGCTGGTGCTGCTGGCTGGCGGCAGTTTCTCCTGCAAAGACGACCTGATCTACAGCGATCTGGTTCGGGACAACCGCCCGGCGGTGCCCGTCACGTTTCCCGGCACAACAACCTACGGCTTTAACCCGTTTATTATCACCTCGCTGGCAGCAGGTGCGCCTATCCAGTTCACGCTGTCGATTCCAGCTTCGAGTGGTCGTACAATTAAAGAAATCACCAAAGTGGTTGGTGGTGCTACCGGTATCAATGTAGCTACGCTGAATGCCGCTACGGCAACCACCGCGTTCAATACGGCACCTATTGCCGGTAGTGGTACTACGGCGGTGTTCACCACGACACTGGCCGCTTTTAAAACAAAGTATCCTGCGGTGGCAACAACGCCCGTCGCACTACCAAACTATACGGAGATTCAGTTTCTGTTTCTGGTAACGCTGGACGACGGTACGCAACTTGTACCCACGCCGGTTCGGGTACGCATAGTCGCGTAA
- a CDS encoding hypothetical protein (KEGG: hypothetical protein) has product MKFILPKSYLLVPFFLGMGACSSYLDVNVSPNNPTSVTPAVLLAGAEGGSAFVNANELNRFSSVLVQQLAGAANSPATYDIYQTNSADFGNQWNGELYNGPLINYQKLIELGDATNSKVYSGIAKIMKAYTFSIATDVWGDVPYSQALQGEAFTTPRVDKQEDIYKGNATLGIQSLFDLVREGIKDLDATSTLKPAGDDIIYGGNLTKWKQAGNTLLLKFAMTISRKEPALAASVINEVLTGANYITSNANDMNFNFGSSVGSQDPRYTYMFVSSFQNDMLLSTRYLNLLTSLNDPRLPIFFTKPGPSYVTIDNGFRGTLPAPTANWSRYNKYVTGNSGEGPVRMVTNFQRAFILAEAALRLGTPGDPQALYTEGITASMTLAGLTPAQITAYLDANPAVAKLTGTTEQKIAQIITQKYIAFTGNGLELWNDYRRTGYPTLQLSQNAAGINGTIPVRAVYISNEVQRNPNFQNPSPQSNIPVWWDVD; this is encoded by the coding sequence ATGAAATTCATACTTCCAAAAAGCTATTTGCTCGTCCCGTTCTTTCTGGGAATGGGAGCTTGCAGCAGTTACCTAGATGTCAACGTAAGCCCGAACAACCCCACGTCGGTTACGCCCGCCGTATTGCTGGCCGGGGCCGAGGGCGGTAGTGCGTTTGTCAATGCCAATGAGCTGAATCGTTTCTCGTCGGTGCTGGTCCAGCAGCTGGCGGGTGCGGCCAACAGCCCGGCTACGTACGATATTTACCAGACCAACAGTGCCGACTTCGGTAACCAGTGGAATGGTGAGCTTTATAACGGGCCACTGATCAACTACCAGAAGCTGATCGAACTGGGCGATGCTACCAACTCGAAAGTTTATTCGGGGATTGCCAAGATCATGAAGGCCTATACCTTCAGCATTGCTACCGATGTATGGGGCGATGTTCCGTATTCGCAGGCGTTACAGGGCGAAGCGTTCACTACGCCCCGTGTTGACAAGCAGGAGGATATCTACAAAGGCAATGCAACGCTGGGTATTCAAAGCCTGTTCGACCTGGTGCGGGAAGGTATCAAGGACCTCGATGCTACATCGACCCTTAAGCCCGCTGGTGATGATATTATCTATGGCGGCAATCTGACCAAATGGAAGCAGGCGGGCAACACCCTGCTGCTGAAATTTGCGATGACCATCAGCCGTAAAGAACCCGCTCTGGCAGCCAGTGTTATCAACGAAGTACTGACGGGAGCGAATTACATTACGAGCAATGCCAACGACATGAACTTCAACTTTGGTTCCAGCGTGGGCAGTCAGGACCCTCGTTATACCTATATGTTTGTGAGTTCGTTCCAGAACGACATGCTGCTGAGTACTCGGTATTTGAACCTGCTTACGAGCCTGAACGATCCGCGTCTGCCTATTTTCTTCACGAAACCAGGCCCCAGCTACGTAACGATCGACAACGGTTTTCGGGGTACGCTGCCAGCGCCAACCGCCAACTGGTCGCGGTACAACAAATACGTTACGGGCAACTCCGGCGAAGGCCCCGTTCGGATGGTCACCAACTTCCAGCGGGCGTTCATTCTGGCCGAAGCCGCTCTTCGTCTGGGCACCCCCGGCGATCCTCAGGCGCTGTATACCGAAGGGATCACCGCTTCGATGACACTGGCCGGGCTGACTCCGGCTCAGATTACAGCTTACCTGGACGCCAACCCAGCCGTAGCCAAACTGACGGGCACTACGGAGCAAAAAATCGCGCAGATCATCACCCAGAAATACATCGCCTTCACGGGCAATGGTTTAGAGTTATGGAACGACTATCGTCGGACGGGCTACCCAACGCTGCAACTTTCGCAGAACGCAGCTGGTATCAACGGTACCATTCCGGTACGGGCGGTATACATCAGCAACGAGGTTCAGCGGAATCCGAACTTCCAAAACCCGTCTCCCCAATCGAACATTCCTGTTTGGTGGGATGTCGATTAA